One Manihot esculenta cultivar AM560-2 chromosome 18, M.esculenta_v8, whole genome shotgun sequence genomic window carries:
- the LOC110605965 gene encoding probable inactive poly [ADP-ribose] polymerase SRO3 isoform X1, which produces MALEGRNTVESIRVNCPSKSTSASSSSSSPPRPQNCFGVPSMDCRSSEFMLQNNCNFKRSAAPVRFMYFNPDGSWVDFPSEVLGSLKSAFVEGKPMVDLLISGSRYLFDFLRMLQTDFESGFQRSIAWIDEKGKCFFPKTFVGEDFDGRLEKSENPKIEIEIRIDNNPIKRKRDGLVKEEPEVSSSMQQQQEDASKRQRLHLPDAETSRWPNARLLTEGEKAYSTVRDHFLPGIRKVDHGATITAIYQFTRNGHLEKARYEVFQKQIEITKAARGVSNTVYAWHGASAKGVESILAHGFAVPGKVSGPECYGVGVYLSPLGLPYMSAKLSEMDGNGEKHLILCRVILGNVEKVEVGSQQYYPSKLEFDTGADDLNNPKWYIVWSSNMNRHIIPEFVVSYKSSRQVQGQVKGPTCVKYSLENLFWKMRNLLPRTKIREVVTLYDTYRGGKLARDVFIKQLRLIAGDEVLLSTIREINTE; this is translated from the exons ATGGCTCTTGAAGGAAGGAACACAGTGGAATCCATTCGCGTTAATTGTCCTTCGAAATCAACTTCAGCATCTTCGTCGTCTTCCTCGCCGCCGAGGCCTCAAAACTGCTTTGGGGTTCCGTCGATGGATTGCCGTTCTTCTGAGTTCATGTTGCAGAATAACTGCAACTTTAAGCGCAGCGCTGCTCCTGTTCGCTTTATGTACTTCAATCCCGACGGTTCCTGGGTGGATTTCCCCAGCGAAGTGCTCGGTTCCCTGAAATCCGCTTTTGTGGAGGGCAAGCCTATGGTTGACTTGTTAATTAGTGGCTCCAGGTATCTTTTTGATTTCCTGCGCATGTTGCAAACTGATTTTGAGTCCGGCTTTCAGCGATCGATTGCGTGGATTGATGAGAAAGGGAAGTGTTTTTTCCCCAAAACGTTTGTCGGTGAGGATTTTGATGGTAGGCTGGAGAAATCGGAGAATCCGAAAATTGAAATTGAGATTCGGATAGATAATAATCCAATTAAGCGAAAGAGAGATGGATTGGTTAAAGAAGAGCCCGAGGTGAGTTCGTCGATGCAGCAACAGCAGGAGGATGCTTCGAAACGGCAGCGTTTGCACCTTCCCGATGCGGAGACATCTAGATGGCCAAATGCTCGGTTATTGACGGAAGGCGAAAAAGCTTATTCAACGGTTAGGGATCATTTTTTGCCTGGGATAAGGAAAGTTGATCATGGTGCTACAATTACCGCCATTTATCAATTCACGCGCAACGGTCATTTGGAGAAGGCGCGTTATGAAGTGTTCCAGAAGCAGATTGAGATCACAAAAGCTGCGCGTGGCGTTTCTAATACTGTATATGCTTGGCATGGCGCATCGGCGAAAGGTGTGGAGAGTATTTTAGCGCATGGGTTTGCGGTACCTGGTAAGGTTTCCGGGCCTGAATGTTATGGGGTCGGTGTTTATCTGTCTCCCTTGGGATTGCCCTATATGAG TGCAAAGTTATCGGAGATGGACGGTAACGGCGAAAAACATCTTATACTGTGTAGAGTTATCTTGGGTAATGTTGAGAAAGTGGAGGTGGGGTCGCAACAATATTATCCCTCTAAACTTGAATTTGATACCGGTGCTGATGATCTCAACAATCCCAAGTGGTATATTGTTTGGTCAAGCAATATGAACAGACACATTATCCCCGAGTTTGTTGTGAGCTACAAATCTTCTCGTCAAGTGCAAG GTCAAGTAAAAGGACCCACTTGTGTGAAATATTCCCTTGAGAATTTATTTTGGAAGATGAGGAATTTGCTCCCTCGCACCAAGATTCGGGAAGTGGTGACGTTGTATGATACTTACAGA GGGGGTAAGTTGGCCAGAGATGTGTTCATAAAGCAGTTGCGATTGATTGCTGGGGATGAGGTGCTGCTATCCACTATTAGGGAAATTAATACAGAATGA
- the LOC110605965 gene encoding probable inactive poly [ADP-ribose] polymerase SRO1 isoform X2: MALEGRNTVESIRVNCPSKSTSASSSSSSPPRPQNCFGVPSMDCRSSEFMLQNNCNFKRSAAPVRFMYFNPDGSWVDFPSEVLGSLKSAFVEGKPMVDLLISGSRYLFDFLRMLQTDFESGFQRSIAWIDEKGKCFFPKTFVGEDFDGRLEKSENPKIEIEIRIDNNPIKRKRDGLVKEEPEVSSSMQQQQEDASKRQRLHLPDAETSRWPNARLLTEGEKAYSTVRDHFLPGIRKVDHGATITAIYQFTRNGHLEKARYEVFQKQIEITKAARGVSNTVYAWHGASAKGVESILAHGFAVPGKVSGPECYGVGVYLSPLGLPYMSAKLSEMDGNGEKHLILCRVILGNVEKVEVGSQQYYPSKLEFDTGADDLNNPKWYIVWSSNMNRHIIPEFVVSYKSSRQVQGQVKGPTCVKYSLENLFWKMRNLLPRTKIREVVTLYDTYREDLDSKIFDTLAVGSVISIGGHYC; the protein is encoded by the exons ATGGCTCTTGAAGGAAGGAACACAGTGGAATCCATTCGCGTTAATTGTCCTTCGAAATCAACTTCAGCATCTTCGTCGTCTTCCTCGCCGCCGAGGCCTCAAAACTGCTTTGGGGTTCCGTCGATGGATTGCCGTTCTTCTGAGTTCATGTTGCAGAATAACTGCAACTTTAAGCGCAGCGCTGCTCCTGTTCGCTTTATGTACTTCAATCCCGACGGTTCCTGGGTGGATTTCCCCAGCGAAGTGCTCGGTTCCCTGAAATCCGCTTTTGTGGAGGGCAAGCCTATGGTTGACTTGTTAATTAGTGGCTCCAGGTATCTTTTTGATTTCCTGCGCATGTTGCAAACTGATTTTGAGTCCGGCTTTCAGCGATCGATTGCGTGGATTGATGAGAAAGGGAAGTGTTTTTTCCCCAAAACGTTTGTCGGTGAGGATTTTGATGGTAGGCTGGAGAAATCGGAGAATCCGAAAATTGAAATTGAGATTCGGATAGATAATAATCCAATTAAGCGAAAGAGAGATGGATTGGTTAAAGAAGAGCCCGAGGTGAGTTCGTCGATGCAGCAACAGCAGGAGGATGCTTCGAAACGGCAGCGTTTGCACCTTCCCGATGCGGAGACATCTAGATGGCCAAATGCTCGGTTATTGACGGAAGGCGAAAAAGCTTATTCAACGGTTAGGGATCATTTTTTGCCTGGGATAAGGAAAGTTGATCATGGTGCTACAATTACCGCCATTTATCAATTCACGCGCAACGGTCATTTGGAGAAGGCGCGTTATGAAGTGTTCCAGAAGCAGATTGAGATCACAAAAGCTGCGCGTGGCGTTTCTAATACTGTATATGCTTGGCATGGCGCATCGGCGAAAGGTGTGGAGAGTATTTTAGCGCATGGGTTTGCGGTACCTGGTAAGGTTTCCGGGCCTGAATGTTATGGGGTCGGTGTTTATCTGTCTCCCTTGGGATTGCCCTATATGAG TGCAAAGTTATCGGAGATGGACGGTAACGGCGAAAAACATCTTATACTGTGTAGAGTTATCTTGGGTAATGTTGAGAAAGTGGAGGTGGGGTCGCAACAATATTATCCCTCTAAACTTGAATTTGATACCGGTGCTGATGATCTCAACAATCCCAAGTGGTATATTGTTTGGTCAAGCAATATGAACAGACACATTATCCCCGAGTTTGTTGTGAGCTACAAATCTTCTCGTCAAGTGCAAG GTCAAGTAAAAGGACCCACTTGTGTGAAATATTCCCTTGAGAATTTATTTTGGAAGATGAGGAATTTGCTCCCTCGCACCAAGATTCGGGAAGTGGTGACGTTGTATGATACTTACAGA GAGGATTTGGATAGCAAAATATTTGACACACTGGCAGTTGGTTCTGTGATTTCAATTGGTGGTCACTACTGTTAG